The sequence below is a genomic window from Desulfobulbus oligotrophicus.
AAGAAATATTAAAAGACTCTATTAACCGCACGGGACACTAGTGTCCCGTGCGGTTAGTGTCGTCTTTTAATTTTGAGACCTTTTCAAGTATCACCGCTGCAGTCTTTGTCCATGTGAATGGCTTGGCCGATCTGTTATTGTGCTGCTTGATGAAGCGGTGGATTTCATCTCTGAGATCTTTGACACTTGTAAACACCCCTCGGTGGATGGCTCTGCGCTCCAGTTGGCCGAACCAGCTTTCAACCGCATTCAGCCATGATGCACTGGTTGGTGTGAAATGGAACGTAAACCGAGGGTGGGCCTTGAGCCATTGCATCACATCTGCCGTTTTATGGGTACTGCTGTTGTCCAGTATGACATGGAGGGCAACCTCGGCTGGAACGGCCCTATTCAACTGCCGCAAGAAGTCGAGAAACTCCTTGGCTCGATGCCTTTTGGTTGTTCGGCCAAGCACTTGTCCGGTTAAAATGTCGAAGGCAGCGTATAAATTGGTGGTGCCATTTCGTTTGTAATCATGCGTGCGACGCTCAATCTGGCCGGGCCGCATGGGCAACATTGGCTGGGTACGATCCAACGCTTGAATCTGCGTTTTCTCATCAACGGAAAACACAGCCGCATTTTCAGGTGGATTCATGTACAGGCCAACAATATCGATTACTTTCTCAGCAAAATTCGGATCATTGCTGATTTTGAAATTTTTAAGCCGATGCGGTTTTAAATCGGCTGCATTCCATATCTGTCGCACCTGCCACGTGGTGACCTTGGCGGCTTTGGCCATAAGGCGAACACTCCAATGGGTTGCCTCATGAGGAATGCACTCAACTGTCATCCGCAAAACTTCTTTGACCGTTGCATCGGTCAGTTTTTTTGGCTGGCCGCTACGAGGACGATCGACAAGCCCGTGGATGCCATACTCTTTAAATCGTTTCCTCCATCGATAGATTGTGCGAAAAGTTGTCCCTAATTCGACAATCAAATCCTCGGCAGTTTTACCTGATGCCGTTAAGAGGATAATCTTGGCCCGAGATGCCAGATCTTGGGCTGTTTTCGGTGAGCGCAACAACGCCTCAAGGTCTTGGCGTTGTTCGTCTGTTATCGTAAATTTCTCGTGTTTGCGTGCCATACGGCACTATAACACAAGAAATATTAAAAGACTCTATTAACCGCACGGGACACTAGGCGGATACGGCTGCGTCGCGCCGCTGATGTCCACGTTTCTGGCAGCAGTACCGCTTGTCCACCGTTTTTCTGATTCTCTGCGCGCGTTTGCTTGCTTTGGATGAGGGGCAGAGAATGAAATTAAGCGGCAGGAAACTCACCCCATCCACCACCAGTCCAAGATCATGAGCTTGAATCCTTTCAGGCTTTGGTTGGCGTTGTGGTCGTAGACCCAGGCGAGCACAATTCAACCACCTTGGGACAAGACCGGTCATAGGTGCTGTCGTCGATGATCAGCACTTTCTCCCGTTGCTCGCCGATCAGCACCTTCAAGAATCCCCCCACGTCACCAGGTTCAACAGCAAGGTCCGCCTGGTATACCGAAGATTCTTCAGGAATTCGCAGGTGCTATCCTTCTTAAATCCCGGTTCCCGGTTCTGGACAATACCACGGGGTGTGCTCCTTGCAGTTTGCAGATACCGCTGCCGGCCGACAGGTGTCGGCCACTGCCGTATTTGCAGAAGAGTGAGAGTTGCGAATGGATAGAGTCACTTACTGTTTTGACAGATATTGCCGCCAAGAGCGGTGCCCGAGAGACAAGAAAGAATTGGTTGCATGAAAATGGTCTGATCGGGTAGGTATTAAGAACAGATATGTTGATTATTCAGATACATCGTTCAATATCCCTGTACGGATGGCACCATCTTTTTATGGAGAAGAAACCGATATGAAAATATACTGTCTGGCAATGTCTTTTCTGCTGTCTTTATTGGTAACATCAGTCTATGCGGCGGATGTGGGCAGTGTTAAGAGTGTTGAAGGAGAGGCATGGATTGTGCGGGGTACCGAGCAGATCCCTGCACAGAAAGGGATGCGCCTTCAGGTGAGTGACAGGTTGAAAACCGGCCCCAACGGAGCAATGGGTCTCTTTTTGCGCGACGATACGATCATCTCGATGGGATCGGCCGGCGAAATGGTCCTTGTTGAATTTGTTTTTCAGCCCAGAACAAATGAATTGGGGATGCTGACTCGATTTCTGAAGGGCAGTTTTACCTATGTTTCCGGAATAATGGCCAGGTTGAATCCTGAGTCGGTGAAGATTGAAACACCGGTGAGTATGGTCTCCATTCGCGGCACTCATTTTCTCGTGAATGTGAAGGGATAACCAGGGAGGATGACATGCGACACTGGATAGTGATGGTAGTTGTCTGTTGGTTTATTGCAGGTTGTGCGCCGAAAGAAACGTTTGTCCTTCTGCCCGATCCCGATGGTACAGTGGGCAACATCGTTGTCTCCAATCCCCATGGCTCTCAAACGATGAATGCTGCCCAGCAGGCGGTAACAGTGAAGAGCGAGGCCGACAGCCCCAGTGAAGCCAGGATCATGGAAGAGAAGGAAATTCGTCTGCTGTTTGGCAGGGCTCTGGACATCCAGCCATCGCCCCCGGCCAAGTTCTTTCTTTACTTTCAAAGCAGTTCCAGTCAACCCAAACCCGAATCTGCAACTGAGATCCCCAGAATTCTGGCGGCCATAAAAGAAAGAGGGTCCATGGATATCAGTATCGATGGCCATACGGATCGGATGGGAGACGATGCCTATAACGAGAGTCTCTCTCTTCGGCGTGCGGAATACATTCAGTCGTTGCTGGAACAGTACGGTGTTGATCCAAAGTACATCTCCACCACCTCGCACGGCAAGAACAACCCTCTCGTGCCTACGGTTGACAACGTGTCGGAGCCACGCAACCGGCGCGTTGAGGTTATCGTTCGTTAACCCGCCATGACTGCTTTCCGCAGTTTTTTTCATCACACCACCTTGGAGACGAACAGAGGCGTCTTAACGGTCGGTGTACTGCTCGGCGTGGTTGCAGCTGTTCTTGTTTTGCTTGGGCCCGAGTCGCTGCGGCGCTTTGATCGGCTGGTTTATGATTTCATGCTGCACGGTCTTGGGCAAAAACCCGCCCATCCCAAGGTCCTGATTGTTGATATTGATGAGAAAAGCCTCAGCAGATATGGTCAGTGGCCGTGGCCGCGTCATCTTGTGGCCCGGTTACTGAACACCATTCGGGACGGGCAACCTGACGGCGTTGGCGTTGATATTCTTTTTGCCGAGCCGGACCGTTCGTCTCTGAAATTTATCAGCCAAGATCTCCAAACCTATTTGGGCGACACAGTTGATTTAACAGCCCTGCCCAAAGAGATGCTTGACCATGACTGGGCCCTTTCCCAGGTTGTGCAGCGTGGTCTTTTTTCATTAGGCGTGATGTTCTCCTTTGACGGCAATGGTCGAACAACAGGGCCACTGCCGGACAGCGGTATTAGTGTGACGGTTGTCAAGCGTCACAGTGGGGGGCAGTCTTTTTTTCCTGTGGCCGAGAGTTTTGTTGCCACCTTGCCGCAACTGGCCCAGGCAGCCGAAGGATTGGGTTTTTTTAATGCTGTTCCGGATACGGACGGGACCCTGCGCAGGGTTCCTTTGCTTATTCGTCATCAGGATGTCTACTATCCATCGTTTGCTCTGACCACCTACCTGCTGGCTCAAAAGAAGAAGAGTGTGACTGTTGATTCCAGTTATACGTGGTTTCATTCCGTGCAGGCGGCAGGAACAGACATACCGGTTGACCAGCATGGTTTTGCCGCCATACGGTTTCGAGGACCAGCCAAAACCTATCCGTACATTTCGGCGGCGGATGTGCTTGACGGCACTGTTTCCGCACAGGTTTTTCACAGCCGGATTGTTTTTGTCGGATCTTCAGTCGAGGGGTTGAAGGACAGTCACGTAACTTCTGTTGATCGGCACATGCCTGGAGTAGAAGTGCATGCTACCATGGTCGGAGCACTGTTTGACGGTGATTTTATCTCTCTTCCCGTCTGGACGGATGTACTGCAGGCAGCAGGGGCATTGCTCGCCGTTGTTCTGGCAACAGTCATGATTGTCCAGCTTTCCATCTGGGCCGCCGGGGTAACACTGCTGGGCATTATCTGTGCCATAATCGGCAGTTCCATTGCCCTGTTGACAAGGTATCAGGTATTTCTGTCCCCGGTTCCGATTACCGTTGCTGTTGTCTTTTCCTTCACGCTCCTTTCTCTGATACGCTTTCGCAGTGAAGAGCTTCGTCTGGTTCATCGCGAACGCCAGCTTGCCGCAGCCAAGGATTGTGCCATAGTGGGCTGGGCCTCTTTAGCGGAAACTCGTGACACTGAAACCGGTAACCATATCTTTCGTACACAGAAGTATATACGGGCAATGGCGGAATTTCTGCTTGAGCATAAACAGGTCGATTACCGCCTGCAGCCAAAAGATGTGGATCTTCTGTTTAAGTCTTCTCCGCTGCATGATGTGGGTAAGGTGGGCGTTCCTGATGCGATTCTGCTTAAACCCGGACGTTTGACACCGGCAGAGTTTGAAGAGATGAAGAAGCACACAGTGTACGGTGCCGAAGCCCTGGCCAAGGCTGAATCGGCCTCCGGGCTCACTGATGAAACTTCTTTTTTAAAAACCGCCCGTGAAATAGCTTTGACACATCATGAGAGGTGGGATGGCAGCGGATATCCGTATGGTTTGAAAGGAAAGGCGATTCCGTTAAGCGGCAGGCTCATGGCGCTTGCCGATGTCTACGATGCCCTGATCTCTGAACGTGTGTACAAAAAAGCGATGAGTCATGAGGAGGCGGTTCGGATAATCCGCAGCAGCAGCGGCAGTCATTTTGATCCGGAAATTGTGGCACTTTTTGAGATCATCGAACATGTCTTCAGGACGATCAGTCAGGAGCATGCTGATCATCAGCAATAAATTCTCCACAAAAAATCTTCTTTTTTACCACCTGCCGGTACCTGCTGAACAGTTTTGGCTGCAGACCATTGGTTCAGAGGCCATGGAACCGTCTTTGTTTCTTGCGACCTCCGATACAGTGCAGGCAACAAAGGTGATGCCTGTCCTGCTGAGCCGACAGCTGATCTGACAACCATCATGGTTTGACGGTTGTCAGATCAGCAGAGGGGTATGAAACAAGCGGTGGCTTACTCGGATAAGTATTGAAACCGCTTGTTTTTCTGATCAAGCAGCTGTGCCACCACATAATTTTTCTTGGCACGGGTAAAGGCAGTGTAGCCTTCCTGCTCACAGGCCGGGCAGCAGTCAATGGGCAGCTCAACACCCAGGCAGGTTGAGAGGTGGCTGCTGCTGCTTTTGATCAGCCGTACTCCCCGGCAGCTTTCGCAATCTTTCAGTTCTTCCCGCTGGTTTTCCAGAATACCTTCAGTGTCGTAATAGATCTTACGTTCACGGATAAAGTATTCGCCCTGCTTTTCAAAGTCGCCCATGGGCGGGTGATGGTAACTGTCCAAAACATAGGCACAGGTTTGTCGTATGGTGTCCATGAGATCAGGTGATTCACGCAGGGCAGCCGGGTTGTAATCGGGTTCGCGGATTCCTGAATAGTCACAGCCGGCCATGGCCAGACAGATGCCCAGATTGACATAGGGGAGCGCCCCTTTTATCGAATAGCCACCCTCAAGCACCGCTATATCGGGCTTAAGGAGCTCGTTGAGGCGGGCATATCCCTGCGCGGAAAACTGCATGTTGGTGATGGGGTCGGTATAGTGGTTGTCCTGACCGGCGGAGTTGATAATCAGGTCGGGATTGAAGTCGGCAAGAATGGGGAGCACCACCTCTTCAATGGCATAGAGATATCCCTCGTCAGAGGTCCGCGGCGGCAGGGGGATATTCACGGTCTTTCCCAGTGCCCTGGGACCTCCGTTCTCATACGGAAAACCTGATCCGGGATACAGGGTACGTCCATCCTGGTGAAGAGAGATAAACAGAACGTCCGGGTCGTGCCAGTACACATCCTGGGTCCCGTCGCCATGGTGGCAATCAGTATCAACAATGGCAATTCGTTTGCGGCCGTAGTGCTCTCGAATCCATTCGACCATTACAGCTTCAATGTTGATGTTGCAGAACCCGCGATTACCGTGCACGACTTTCATGGCGTGATGGCCGGGCGGACGGACAAGAGCAAATGCCCGACGTGTTTCCTGTTCAAAGACCAATCGGGCCGCCTGAATGGCACCACCGGCGGAGATACGGTGTGATTCGGTACATATCGCCGATACCGACGGGAAACAGAAGTGAGCCCGCATAATATCGAGATCAGAGGCATACAGGGGGCGGTGCTCACTGATTCCCTCGATATCGAACAGGCCCTCTTCCCGAAACTGATCCTGGGTGTACAGGAGTCGCTCTTCCCGTTCGGGATGGGTAGGGGAGATAGCCCAGTCAAAGGCAGGAAAAAAAATAACGCCAAGAGAGGAGGCAGCTTTTAGCATGATCGCACCTGTGTGAATAAGAGAGTGTGGATGTGGTTGGAGATCAGCATACCTGGAGGAGCGTTGCCGGGGCATCGGCAAGGTGGGTCACAACCGCCGGCCGCACCTGGGCAACAACCCTGATATTTTTGCCGCTGGTGTAACCGCCGTCAACCATGTTGAAGGAGTCGGCCTGGGTTATTTGCACTTCCTGATCGTTGATCCTGATACCAGATGCTGCCAGATCGCCGACAAGCAGCTTTCTGGCCTCTGCCACGGCCTCATCAAGACTGAACCCCCGGGGAACAGACTGGAAAATACCAAGCATGGGGACGGACAACTTACGTCGTGCGGTATTAGCCGTCAGGCTGAGATGGCTGGTGGTCCTGGTGAGGGCTGCGCCAATGGCATTGACAACACTGTGGAGAGAAGGAACGGTCACTTCCAGTCCCAACCGTTCGGCAAGTGGCGCCTGAAAAACGGCGGCAGGGCCGCCGATGACAATCAGCCTGGTCGGCTTGATTTCCCGGCTGGTGAGTATTTCGTGAATGGTATAGACAGGTTTACTGTTGACCTTGAAGATCAGTTGTTCAATGGCTGTTGCCAGGGTTTCCACCGCAGTGCTGATCACTGTTTCGGCCAGCTGTTCTGTTGAACAGCTCAATGCATTGCTCATGGCCGTCATACCGGTTTGGGAACGGTCGGTTGCGCCGAAGGCGGCAAGCCCCAGGACATTGAAGGCATCCATAATGGTCGGCCGGTCACCGCCGGCGGC
It includes:
- a CDS encoding IS630 family transposase, producing the protein MARKHEKFTITDEQRQDLEALLRSPKTAQDLASRAKIILLTASGKTAEDLIVELGTTFRTIYRWRKRFKEYGIHGLVDRPRSGQPKKLTDATVKEVLRMTVECIPHEATHWSVRLMAKAAKVTTWQVRQIWNAADLKPHRLKNFKISNDPNFAEKVIDIVGLYMNPPENAAVFSVDEKTQIQALDRTQPMLPMRPGQIERRTHDYKRNGTTNLYAAFDILTGQVLGRTTKRHRAKEFLDFLRQLNRAVPAEVALHVILDNSSTHKTADVMQWLKAHPRFTFHFTPTSASWLNAVESWFGQLERRAIHRGVFTSVKDLRDEIHRFIKQHNNRSAKPFTWTKTAAVILEKVSKLKDDTNRTGH
- a CDS encoding FecR family protein, with translation MKIYCLAMSFLLSLLVTSVYAADVGSVKSVEGEAWIVRGTEQIPAQKGMRLQVSDRLKTGPNGAMGLFLRDDTIISMGSAGEMVLVEFVFQPRTNELGMLTRFLKGSFTYVSGIMARLNPESVKIETPVSMVSIRGTHFLVNVKG
- a CDS encoding OmpA family protein, with protein sequence MRHWIVMVVVCWFIAGCAPKETFVLLPDPDGTVGNIVVSNPHGSQTMNAAQQAVTVKSEADSPSEARIMEEKEIRLLFGRALDIQPSPPAKFFLYFQSSSSQPKPESATEIPRILAAIKERGSMDISIDGHTDRMGDDAYNESLSLRRAEYIQSLLEQYGVDPKYISTTSHGKNNPLVPTVDNVSEPRNRRVEVIVR
- a CDS encoding CHASE2 domain-containing protein, producing the protein MTAFRSFFHHTTLETNRGVLTVGVLLGVVAAVLVLLGPESLRRFDRLVYDFMLHGLGQKPAHPKVLIVDIDEKSLSRYGQWPWPRHLVARLLNTIRDGQPDGVGVDILFAEPDRSSLKFISQDLQTYLGDTVDLTALPKEMLDHDWALSQVVQRGLFSLGVMFSFDGNGRTTGPLPDSGISVTVVKRHSGGQSFFPVAESFVATLPQLAQAAEGLGFFNAVPDTDGTLRRVPLLIRHQDVYYPSFALTTYLLAQKKKSVTVDSSYTWFHSVQAAGTDIPVDQHGFAAIRFRGPAKTYPYISAADVLDGTVSAQVFHSRIVFVGSSVEGLKDSHVTSVDRHMPGVEVHATMVGALFDGDFISLPVWTDVLQAAGALLAVVLATVMIVQLSIWAAGVTLLGIICAIIGSSIALLTRYQVFLSPVPITVAVVFSFTLLSLIRFRSEELRLVHRERQLAAAKDCAIVGWASLAETRDTETGNHIFRTQKYIRAMAEFLLEHKQVDYRLQPKDVDLLFKSSPLHDVGKVGVPDAILLKPGRLTPAEFEEMKKHTVYGAEALAKAESASGLTDETSFLKTAREIALTHHERWDGSGYPYGLKGKAIPLSGRLMALADVYDALISERVYKKAMSHEEAVRIIRSSSGSHFDPEIVALFEIIEHVFRTISQEHADHQQ
- a CDS encoding histone deacetylase family protein, encoding MLKAASSLGVIFFPAFDWAISPTHPEREERLLYTQDQFREEGLFDIEGISEHRPLYASDLDIMRAHFCFPSVSAICTESHRISAGGAIQAARLVFEQETRRAFALVRPPGHHAMKVVHGNRGFCNINIEAVMVEWIREHYGRKRIAIVDTDCHHGDGTQDVYWHDPDVLFISLHQDGRTLYPGSGFPYENGGPRALGKTVNIPLPPRTSDEGYLYAIEEVVLPILADFNPDLIINSAGQDNHYTDPITNMQFSAQGYARLNELLKPDIAVLEGGYSIKGALPYVNLGICLAMAGCDYSGIREPDYNPAALRESPDLMDTIRQTCAYVLDSYHHPPMGDFEKQGEYFIRERKIYYDTEGILENQREELKDCESCRGVRLIKSSSSHLSTCLGVELPIDCCPACEQEGYTAFTRAKKNYVVAQLLDQKNKRFQYLSE